A genome region from Eurosta solidaginis isolate ZX-2024a chromosome 2, ASM4086904v1, whole genome shotgun sequence includes the following:
- the LOC137240100 gene encoding cytochrome P450 6d3-like, which produces MWFILLSLAIVALTCLIYNQYTFWSRNGVPGDKHLIPFGSLKETVFGKKATGLVIHNIYKHHKEPFVGVYMLFQPALLIRDVELVRNVLVQDFNSFHDRGTGTKVTIELFSMRGASWKTLRAKLTPLFSTGKLKSILTSVNEVGDRMLNHINTQLVESKYPGLPFLNRECTQDYKIPNSDYTVKKGTSVIISVLGLHYDPENFPDPMKFDPPRFSEEQHNYNADAYMPFGEGPRPCIARRMCSINSKIAVIKVLANFNIAPKEHKEIEIDFSPGVAFIPKGGLQMKLTKKIK; this is translated from the exons ATGTGGTTCATCCTCTTATCGTTAGCTATTGTGGCCTTAACATGCCTTATATATAATCAATATACATTTTGGAGTCGTAATGGTGTGCCAGGTGATAAACATTTAATACCTTTTGGATCACTAAAAGAAACCGTGTTTGGTAAAAAGGCAACCGGACTTGTGATTCATAATATTTATAAACACCACAAAGAACCTTTTGTGGGGGTCTATATGCTCTTTCAGCCTGCGCTATTAATACGCGATGTGGAATTGGTACGAAATGTTCTGGTGCAAGATTTTAATAGTTTTCATGATCGTGGCACTGGAACCAAAGTCACCATAGAATTGTTTTCTATGCGCGGCGCAAGTTGGAAGACTCTGCGTGCAAAGTTGACGCCACTCTTTTCTACCGGTAAACTAAAGAGTATACTTACATCAGTAAATGAAGTCGGCGATCGCATGCTGAATCACATCAATACTCAATTGGTTG AGAGTAAATACCCTGGGCTACCTTTCTTGAATCGAGAATGCACGCAAGATTACAAAATACCCAACTCTGATTATACCGTCAAAAAGGGCACCTCCGTTATTATTTCTGTGCTTGGTTTACATTATGATCCCGAAAATTTTCCAGATCCAATGAAGTTTGACCCACCACGTTTTAGCGAGGAACAGCATAATTATAATGCAGACGCATATATGCCATTTGGCGAGGGACCACGTCCATGTATCG CTAGACGCATGTGCAGCATAAATTCGAAGATTGCAGTTATCAAAGTGCTCGCAAATTTTAACATTGCACCAAAAGAACACAAAGAAATCGAAATTGATTTTAGTCCAGGTGTTGCCTTTATACCCAAAGGTGGACTTCAGATGAAAttgacaaagaaaataaaatga